The following DNA comes from Silurus meridionalis isolate SWU-2019-XX chromosome 14, ASM1480568v1, whole genome shotgun sequence.
AAAGCACTCAAGAGTATCAAAGCAGAAATGATCTACAACATTCTTTGGTAGTTAATCAACTGAAGCTAAACGATAAGTGATTTAATGCACAAAACGGGGGAGAAAAATCAAATCATACAAGTGAAAGTCATTTCCTTTTCCTCCCACAGGATGTATTTTACACAGAGGCAGAAATGGCTAGGAGACGTCTGTCAAGTGCATCGTCGGCCGCCACACACTGGGTGCCAACACCAGAGTGGGTGCGTAGCTTTTATAACTGTCACTATGTAGCTGTCATATTTAAAGTATTATACAGACTCAAAGGAATTAAAGTTCATGTCTGAAGTTTTACACACAGCCACATTTATCTGGCATTAAGGTTTGtacactttactacattttttcACTCAAggtaaagtaaataattaagtTAAAAGTTGCCATTACTACTTCAGTaattttagtgtcacactggtaactggacctcacatcatactaaatcaaaataattttaaaattttgttacctaattaATGTATTCagactgaacaaccaccatatagaacacaagtagagatgaacaggtgatcaggaatgtcactgttctcagtcatgtttacatcgctgactccctctgtctgaTCCACAtaaaccccatacttcttgttgccttctgccttaatcgttgttagctttgtaggcaagcCTACATCTGTGATGAGagtcaggaaatgatacaccagtggtaggttgaaaaagtcacgcaatgacaagaaattggTTGATAGACTGAAAACGGCgcacaatgaaaagaaaaaatattgatttatctCACCAAATTTGAAAATGTAGGAAGTATAaggtacagatatttgtgtaaaaaaataagtcCAAGTGAAAAAtcttctgaaaaataaatagtgaagtaaaatactgataccagaaaaatctacttggGTACATTAATGaagtacttcattacttcccatctctgctCTTCACTAGCTCATTTGTGCTGTTCTTTAATAAAGTGTGTCAACAACACGAGGCATACGATTATGCAGATTAAGAGATTCTATTGATATGCAGTTAAACAGACGAATGAAGGAAAagtgtgttctctgtgtttttgtttaactATGGCATGGATGTTGGTACCAAATGGACTGGTTTGAGTATTTGAGGATTTTCACTAATCAGCAGTAtgttgaggaggtctggggtgcctCTTGTAGTGGGCCATTCAAGATTCTGCATGAAGCAGACTTTGTACTATGGTACACTGCCCgtcccaaaaataaaaaataaagtcacacacaccaatatttCGTTGGACCGCCTTTGCCTCTTTGATCACGGCACGCGTTCACCGTGGAATTGTTTTGAtaagcttctgcaatgtcacaacatttattcccagcacatcccaaagattttccattgggtttaggtctggactctgtggtgaCTAATCCATGTGTGAGAATGATGTCTCATGTTCCTTTAAACTctttttcacaatttgagcctaATGATTCCTGGGAATTCCTTGAAGTATGCCTGTGCCACCaaggaagaaaaaatccattgatggaataacctggtcattcagtttattcaggtagtcagctgacaAATTTTTTGAGCACATCACATTGCACAACcgagacctgaccaactgcagcaaccccagatcatagcactgcctcCACAGGCTTGTACggtaggcactaggcatgatgagtgcatcagttcatccgcctctcttcttaccctgtTCCAGGGTGTAAATATGGActtatcagaccacatgacatccttccattgctccagagtccaatctttatgctccctagcaaGTTGAACCCTTTTTTTAGCTCACTGATAAGTGGTATTTTCAAGGCTACACAGCTGGTTAGTCCCAATCCCTTGAGTTCCCTTCGCATTGTGCGTGTGGAAATGCTCTTGCTTTCACTGTTAAACATAGCcgtgagaattttttttttacgatttgaTTTCACCAACCGTTTAAGTGATCACCGATCACgattatttaagatttttttacgaccacatttcttcctcaaAGATGATGGTTCCCCACTTTCCTTCccatttttaataatgtattgGACAGTTCTTACCCCATTTTAGTAGTTTCAGCGATCTCCTTAGCTTGATGCATGCCAATAATTTGACCTTTTTACCAAattaacatcttttccacaaCCACATGATGTGTCGTCCGACAtggttgtttaaaaaataagaagCTCCTCACTTCATCAGTAAGAGTTAAAAATAACTTGTCAGCAGAAACATAATCATCCAGGTTGTAATTATATAATGGAAAGCTCTTACCTATTTGATTAGTTAAAACCAGGTGGTGATTatttatcatgctggaacattgtcatgctgaaacaggtttgggtctcctagttcaagtcaagaaaaatgttcattttaCAGCATATCATGTTCAGTTGTTTGCCTTCAACATTGCGGTAGGAATTTGGAGAAGAACCCtataagtcaggtgtcccaatactttttactcttatagtgtatataacaGCTGAACagtcaatataatataaatatagatttttttcaattttctgGTTGTCCATGGGGCAACTACAAGTAATAATAAAGAAcccaaacattacattttccctttgcAGGCAACTACCCTGGAACATTACCACTTACAACATTAATAATCATATGCTCTATATGCTCAGCATATGttgttttattgcatttgtttatactaaattaatgtatttttttgacaTGGCCGCTTAATCAAACAGACTAACTATACACACTGTTCTGTTTGGTGCAGGTTTTGTCCTGGAAGAGCAAGCTCCCTCTACAGACCATCATGCGCCTACTGCAGGTCCTGGTGCCCCAAGTAGAGAAGATCTGCATTGACAAGTATGGAAATGTCCATACTGCAAAGTATCTGAACAAATTTCAGAttcagaatttttccttttttgttttatatattatgtatttttatacactCAAAACACTATACAAATCAAACTGAATTAAATGTCCATTTTTTCCTCACAGGGGCTTGACAGACGAGTCAGAGATCCTGAAATTCCTCCAGCATGGTACTCTGGTGGGACTTTTGCCTGTTCCTCACCCTATTCTGATCAGAAAATACCAGGCCAATGCTGGCACTGCTATGTGGTTCCGTACATACATGTGGGGCGTCGTATATCTCCGGTAAGAACTGCTGTGTGTAAAATCacataatgtaattatatataattaagcTATATTACTGATTTAGAGAGAATATCATGGCACATGATTAATAAGCCTGGAATAAACAGCAAGCTGTATGaccttttatctttttttctattgcagCAACGTGGACCCCCCGATCTGGTACGACACAGACGTTCGTCTCTTTGAGATCCAGAGAATGTAGAATTCATGAGCTGCCGGTCACTGAGTAAATAAAGGGCTGGCTGGTTATATTCCATCTACACGTCTTTTACTCCAAAACCCATTTAAAAGCGTAGACTATAAATTCAGCACTGTGCTGTATCTCTTCTCGTAAGTCTTACAGATTTTCACTAGTAATATGGAAAAAGACGTCGTTTATTTAAACTCTAAAGGATTCGCTGACTCAGAAAATCTGTAATAGTGTTCATGGGCCACTCGGTTAATGTGTGAATGCTTGGAAACGGCTGGTGTACAAGTGATAACGTTTCTACATATAGCTCAGCCTTTTGATAAGACTGTTTAATGTCCCTCAGCTTAAACCATTGAGAATCTCTCACTGTGGATGTATGAATGATTTTCCTATAGTATGAACtgccactgtatataaaaacatatatatatatatatatatatatatatatatatatatatatatatatatatatatataatatatttgatgGAAGCATATTTGAAAGCTTATTGAATTTGGTCACATGTAGTCCAGTAGTGAGTGGCGTTAGTAGGCTTGTGTGTCCATTGGCATAGACTGTGACAGTGTTGCCATGCACATGCCACTAGAAGGCAGCATCACTACAGAAAAACGTGTTTGCTCATTCTGTAGACTGTCTCATTAAACCTACTCATGATTTGCTCTCATTTTTCAGGTTTACGTTTCACAAAACATCTCCCGAccggaaaaaatatatatatatttcagccAGTAACGGTCCACATGTTTCACCAGTATTCAactgtaaacaaataatttcTTATATGCTGATGAGAATCATTTACGTTGAGCTTATATTACTATTTTTGTTCTGCATATCAGATTTGCTAATGAAATGATCGAATGTATATACTGTGCtcaatgtttaaaagtaaaagatttGTCTCTATATGTATGAAAACATATAATAATCTTAGCTGGAAAAAAAGGTGTCCTGTGAATAATTTTTACACCAATTCATCTTCACTGTGTCCCTGTTTTAAGCCTGAAAAACAAACTTACATCattttaacaatgtttttttgACAGTGAAAAGGAAGTGGCCAGCAAAATGCTGTGTTAACATGTGTGGGAACAAGGATAAGGAGCTTGTTTTGGCTGTGTGTCACAGAATATAAACACAGAATTTTCTTTCACATGATTTCATTTAACAGCATGTCCCCTCAgacttgcatttatttatgGCAAGGACAGGAAATATTAAACAGGCCATAATGGGTATTTTTAGAAtgcttgtattttttctttcattccacTCTGACTTTAgtggaaataattaaatacttcttcttctttcggcttctcccattagaggtcgcaacagcggatcatccgtctccatacgcccctgtcctctacatctgcctctttcaacccaactacctgcatgtcttccctccacatccatgaacctcctccttggtcttcctcttttcctccttccagatggctccatcctcagcattctcctactaatataccccatgtccctcctctgtacatgtccaaaccatctcaatctcgcctccctcaccttgtctccaaaacgtcctacatgtgctgtccctctaataaactcgtttctaatcttgtccatcctcgtcactgctaatgaaaatctcaacatctttaactctgctacctccagctccacctccttttagtcttttagtcaatgccactgtctctaaaccatacaacatagtaatttgaaataattaaatacaagcAAGATTATTTAGTTGTTAGTAAAGTGCAATTTTTAATGttgaaaatacaaatacttcACAATGTAAATAAGGCATCAAGGCTTATATGTCAAATATTTCCACCTGCATGTAATCAGGACAAACAGATGAGTGATAGAGTTGCCTATTTTAGGTAACAACATGATTATTCTGGGATGGTTTCCCTGCAAAATTCTGTTGTAGTGGTCTTTTTCCAAATTACTTCTATAAGGCACGGTGGCTCACTGAGAAATTTAAGTGGCAAACATCGACTGAGTGATTAATTTTTGGAAGAATGGTGTACCTCCATCCAGTACAATTCTAGAGATTGATTCATGTGTACAAACCACTGTTTTTGTGGTGACCCAACACCTTACCAAGAGACTGTCATTTATTACCCTTCTGCATATAAACTACAATTACAGGTAAGATACAGAAATCCTttatatagaaatagaaatacaaGCTATTCAATCAGTTTTtaagtaaacataaaaaaacaaaaaaagtataaaaaatatattgttgtttacaaaaaaatgtttcataataTATAAGCTTGATTGTCTAAGGCTGTAGATTCAGGAGGTTAGGTAGACCTCAAAAAGACTGGCAACTGAGTGCATCCGGTAAAAGATCCCGAAAGGCAGTCCAACATTAATCACAGCCACCCACATGCTAAACTGGTAGAACTGCTCTCCAAGTGGGTTGTCAAACTGTGGCCGTGCGCCGAAGGCAGGCATGATCCaaagctgtaaataaaattaacaatGTTTAGATGTGGCTCTTTCAAAATAGAGTTCACGAAGAATGTgtgaaaagcaaacaaaaaacatccagtgagcggcagggCTGCAAGCAGAAATACCTCGAGAACATTTTGGAAGAGATGCACAGACTGCTTGAATGAACACTGTTTTCAACAGGAGTgggcacacatttttttttctaatattaaaCTGCCTGGTATCTATGAGGCTTGTGCATAGAATCTGAGAATGCTGTCTGGTCAAATACCAGTCTGGCTGTTCTCCTGTGACTTCTCATCAAGGAATTTCTGCCTGTAGAATAACCGTTTACTGGGTGTTCTTGTGTTTGATTTGAACATTAAATGAAAGACTTGACTTAATCTACATGATTTGTGCTGCAACATGATTGGCTGTTTTGGATCACTGCataaatgaagaagaaaccgGTATATCAGCTAAGTGTTTTTAATATGTTATATTGATTATTAATatctaatgtaataaaaataaagaaactcaCAATAATGtttgaaagcagcaggaacaatGAGACCTCCTTGAGAAGTTTTCTCTTCCAGGGCAGGGGCTTGTGGACCGAGATGGCGATCGAGCCACGAGGCGTGAGCACGTTGCTGGACCGCCTGCTCTCATCATGCGCTTGCAAAGCAAGCAGATTGGAGAAGATGCTGGCACGGCGTGTGTCCTGGTGTGGTTCTCGCCGCAAACCTTCAATGATGAACACGTTCTGTACACAAAGCTCGACTACAGTGAGTACACTCCAGGTCAGGTTGAGTGCATTGACCAGGCCTCCCACACCAATCGCTAATACGGCCACAACTGTGAAGTATGAGACAGTGAGCTGGCCTACAGATGCACCCACTAACAGCCCTACGTCTAGGCTGCGTGTTGGGTTCTTGCCAACTGCATGCTCACGCTGCTCCAGCCGGTACATAGCGCAACCAATTCCTGCTGCCACAGTCATCAGGACCACTGTGGTTGTGTTGGCAGCATAGTACAAGATGAGAGCCATCTCTTTCTTATCTTTGTCTTCAGATGATACATCAACCTCATATACCACAAAAATGGTCAAGCCAGCCACCAACACCAGCAGGCCACAGGCTGGGCCTATTAGTACATCACGCATGCGGAAGCGGTGCTCTTGATGCCCGTGGTCATCCACTAGCCTGCCCACATTTTTCCACATTACATAAGTCATGGCCGAGGCAAACAGGCTGTACTCTATGTTGAATGGATAGAGGTAATAGTAGGCTTCTTCGAAGATGCTGCATGCCGTGATGCTGCATACACAACCATCGTCAGGAGAACTAGCTGAAAAATATAGGAATGATTTTAAAATTGGAATGATgttacttttgcattttttattttttttttggacaatggACCTGGTTTAAAGGACATTGCAGAACAGAATCCTTACTTCCTAATGTAAATGCCAAAGTGGACATTGTTGGACATAAACACCCTGAGACAGCAAAAACTCAAGACTGTAACCAGCCACAAAGGTTGATCTATTAACACCAGATAGTGGGATTACAGGTCATTACCATAAGTGTATACTATAAAGTCAACCAATAGTATGTTATGTATGAGCGTCATATAATTTATGATTATAGTAGCTATTCTCAGGTATGAAGCTACAGTATCCAAAAGATATCCACTTGAGAAAGAGTATGATTCTAACTTGGTTGTGTAGTATATCCATGTGGAATATGCAGCTACACAAAATGAGTTTCAGGTTGTGAGTACCATAAGATCCTTCAGTATTGGCATGTTCTTTGCCCTAGCATCTACAACTTACTAGCATTAATCATCATACATTAGTTGCCCTAAGTAgcattaaatcattttattagtTCATAATGATTTGCTTGActtgaaaataaacaatttttatgTCTTACAATGGCACAGAAGCATGACCTTATATGTTTCCCAATTAAAAAATCTAGCTTTAAGCAGTTTATGAATTAATATTGACCACAAAATTGCACACCACCAAACTCTATACCCTGGAAAAGCTTTGTTGCATAGCACTTCCCCCTGTCTGGACAAttaaatgaaatcattactcattaaaactgtattttaaaGTAACAATAAACAGCTTGTGCAGCTGCAGGCCTAGAAATTTTAACTTAAACCCATGTTgagtatatattattaaaaaagaatgaacacaAACTAGTGTAAGTAAATAACTTATTCGAGCATATAACGATGGAAAAAGCCTACCTCTAATTGAGAGACCCCTGAGGCCAAGGGTATCATTGGGATACACTGTTTGATGGAGAGATTCATCTGTCACTGCTGACATCCATAGCATCAGGTTTGTGGCCAAGGTGAGCATCAGCCCAGAGCTAGACAAACACAGAAGACCAATCTTAACTTCTAAAGCACAGCATCATTGAAGGGTCTCTATAGTTCAGAAGTGCATCTTATATTGTCACAAATGCCTCAGCCAGACACTGGATCACATTAACAGCTCTACCATTTGCAGCGAATAATTAAAACACTACTGCCACACTTACCGAGTTACGTTCCTCTGTGCTTGGACACAGTCCTTGGCGTGGAGCCAGAGAAAGTATGTCTGTAATGTAGAAGGAAATCAGATTCACAAAATTGGTTACAAATAATACAGTGAACAGAGCAATGGCATTATTTAGTGGTCTGTGGGCACCTCACCTGCACCAGAATAAACATGGCTTGCACAGTGGGGAAGACGATTTTCACAGGTGAGTCACAGTGAATGTGACCCACGTAAAAGGCGATCTTAAAAACGTCCATGATTAAGCTGCAGATACCAAACAGCACCAAGCCACCTAATGAAGAGGCATAAGCAGACCATTTATTTACTGTGGAGTATGGGATATCTCAATACTGATAAATTCTCAAATATGAGGAGCCACAAGGTGTTTATTTGTCTAAAGATTCACACCTCTGAGAGTAGTGCTTGTTctaacattttttcattttaataacacttaacCTTTAGTTGTTTCTCAGTCACTGTTCCagataaattgtattaatttaacatgattaaaaaaatttgaatttaacataaaaaaaagattgtgttcTGTGGAGATGCTTATTTTTATCTTTGGAAGGAGTGTCAGCTCTTTGTAGCCTGCAGACTATAACTACTAGAATGAAGTGTAACAATATTTTCTGTCATCATACTTTTATTGTTAGATTATAGTTACAATTAATGTTGTTGAACATCAGGGAAACAAACCACAAAGTCATGAACACTTTCCTAAGCAGCTATCGATtgt
Coding sequences within:
- the otop2 gene encoding proton channel OTOP2 isoform X2, yielding MLQTVILPALPCRMSTKEEPELESQIATIQHAGTHIARATRSASIALSSTGSWRDSSRSWGWLLSGAVLVNVLVLGCALVSASVFNEKHITTVHLQVYLVVLIVFTTAWMVFYKAYTCREEEAVLYKDTHAGPVWLRGGLVLFGICSLIMDVFKIAFYVGHIHCDSPVKIVFPTVQAMFILVQTYFLWLHAKDCVQAQRNVTRSGLMLTLATNLMLWMSAVTDESLHQTVYPNDTLGLRGLSIRASSPDDGCVCSITACSIFEEAYYYLYPFNIEYSLFASAMTYVMWKNVGRLVDDHGHQEHRFRMRDVLIGPACGLLVLVAGLTIFVVYEVDVSSEDKDKKEMALILYYAANTTTVVLMTVAAGIGCAMYRLEQREHAVGKNPTRSLDVGLLVGASVGQLTVSYFTVVAVLAIGVGGLVNALNLTWSVLTVVELCVQNVFIIEGLRREPHQDTRRASIFSNLLALQAHDESRRSSNVLTPRGSIAISVHKPLPWKRKLLKEVSLFLLLSNIILWIMPAFGARPQFDNPLGEQFYQFSMWVAVINVGLPFGIFYRMHSVASLFEVYLTS
- the otop2 gene encoding proton channel OTOP2 isoform X3; its protein translation is MSTKEEPELESQIATIQHAGTHIARATRSASIALSSTGSWRDSSRSWGWLLSGAVLVNVLVLGCALVSASVFNEKHITTVHLQVYLVVLIVFTTAWMVFYKAYTCREEEAVLYKDTHAGPVWLRGGLVLFGICSLIMDVFKIAFYVGHIHCDSPVKIVFPTVQAMFILVQTYFLWLHAKDCVQAQRNVTRSGLMLTLATNLMLWMSAVTDESLHQTVYPNDTLGLRGLSIRASSPDDGCVCSITACSIFEEAYYYLYPFNIEYSLFASAMTYVMWKNVGRLVDDHGHQEHRFRMRDVLIGPACGLLVLVAGLTIFVVYEVDVSSEDKDKKEMALILYYAANTTTVVLMTVAAGIGCAMYRLEQREHAVGKNPTRSLDVGLLVGASVGQLTVSYFTVVAVLAIGVGGLVNALNLTWSVLTVVELCVQNVFIIEGLRREPHQDTRRASIFSNLLALQAHDESRRSSNVLTPRGSIAISVHKPLPWKRKLLKEVSLFLLLSNIILWIMPAFGARPQFDNPLGEQFYQFSMWVAVINVGLPFGIFYRMHSVASLFEVYLTS
- the otop2 gene encoding proton channel OTOP2 isoform X1; translation: MHFSNLKLDVHELNIHIHCPLSFDAGRMSTKEEPELESQIATIQHAGTHIARATRSASIALSSTGSWRDSSRSWGWLLSGAVLVNVLVLGCALVSASVFNEKHITTVHLQVYLVVLIVFTTAWMVFYKAYTCREEEAVLYKDTHAGPVWLRGGLVLFGICSLIMDVFKIAFYVGHIHCDSPVKIVFPTVQAMFILVQTYFLWLHAKDCVQAQRNVTRSGLMLTLATNLMLWMSAVTDESLHQTVYPNDTLGLRGLSIRASSPDDGCVCSITACSIFEEAYYYLYPFNIEYSLFASAMTYVMWKNVGRLVDDHGHQEHRFRMRDVLIGPACGLLVLVAGLTIFVVYEVDVSSEDKDKKEMALILYYAANTTTVVLMTVAAGIGCAMYRLEQREHAVGKNPTRSLDVGLLVGASVGQLTVSYFTVVAVLAIGVGGLVNALNLTWSVLTVVELCVQNVFIIEGLRREPHQDTRRASIFSNLLALQAHDESRRSSNVLTPRGSIAISVHKPLPWKRKLLKEVSLFLLLSNIILWIMPAFGARPQFDNPLGEQFYQFSMWVAVINVGLPFGIFYRMHSVASLFEVYLTS